Sequence from the Fusarium oxysporum Fo47 chromosome VI, complete sequence genome:
GACATCGTGCTGTAGAGAAGGCAACACAGACTGGCACAGATCTGTCCCTGACTGGTGACGAGAATGAAGTGTCACTTCTTTCTCTGATCATTCATGAACTCCCTGCCGAGGCCAGATATTATATCCTTGTCAGCCTAGTCAACCAACTTCGATATCCCAGCGCCCACACTGCCTTCTTCAGTCAGGCGCTCCTTTCTATCTTTGCCAAGGATCTCGGCGATCCTGAGGAAGATGAATTCCGCGAGGACATCACCCGAGTGCTACTTGAGCGACTGGTTAGTTTCTGGCCTCAGCCATGGGGTCTGTTGTACACTGTTGTGGAACTTGTGAAGAACGAAGACAAGTATGGATTCTTCAAACTTCCTTTCATCGATGACGAGAGTCATGAGGTCAGTCAGATATTCGCTTGCTGTTACACGGGCCGGATACTAACGTCATCTCTAGGTTGCCAAAAAGTTTGCAGACGTGCTTCAACGAGCATAGGTCGCGGGTCATATAGTCACATCGCGATGGAATGAATAGGACTGGGTAAAACGTCACAAGGAGGAATCTATAGGAGAAACGTATTTTATTATCGGCGGAACTCTTTGTTTTTGACGGTGCATCATTATGAGAGAGGCACGGGGCGTTGGGTCCAAAAAGAATTCAGAATTATAGAGGCGCAAGTGTTACTGCGGTCCTAGGGCAGACTCGTCTGGGGGGGCGAGGATGTCTCCAGGCCGATACCACATTGCAGTAATACTGTATCACTGTACGATAGTCGTTACGATGTCGGAAGAACATACCAGGCGCATGATTGGTTTTGGAATACTGCCCCTTTGGTTAAATACGTGATAACAATTGGGTCCTGGGTTTATAGAGCAGTTGGGAACAGGCAATATGCTATCTCTCTCGATTAGATGGTGACATGACCACGCATTACTGGAGTAGCTGTTCCTGAGAGCTTGACCGTGGCGATCTTGGACTCCTTTACATCAACGTCAACTACAATATTACTCTCCCTGCCCATCTCAACACCCTGGTCAATCTCATATCTGAAGCCATGATCACCTAAGCTCGACTGTTGAAGCGAAAGATAGCTAGAGAGCGCGCTCGCAGCACTGCCTGTAGCAGGATCTTCCATGGATGCTTCCATCATTCTCGAGCGGATGGAATAAACGGTCATGCCGTCGTCTTCACGCTGGCCATTGACAACATAGTAGTACTTCAGCAAGAGGCCGTTTTGCCAGCCGtcgtcaagaagttcatcCACAGACAAGTTTACCCCGCTCATCTGAACTTTGGCCAGATGCTCGAGATCCGGGAGTTTGATGAGCGCAAAGGTCATGCCATTGACGATACTGAATAGCGGGGCCTGGAGCTCGGATTCGCGTATCGCAGGGTCCTGGGATATTTGGGCAGCGACCGGGGCAGACAGATCGGCAAGAGTCTTTCTGTGACGACGAACATTGTGCGGGATAGCAGCTTGGATGTAACCAGGGCGGGTCTGCGTGAGAGCAATTGGGCCTGCCTTGGTAACGACGGTATTGACACCGTGGGGGATGAGGGTAACAGCAGCGCCGATAGTTGGGTGCCCAGCAAAGGGGATCTCTGTGTCGACTGTAAAAATGTCGATCACTCGGCGGGTGACATCACTGTCGACATCGGTATCAGGACGGGGTTCGTGGATAAAAACGGTTTCTGATAGATTGAATTCGAGGGCAATTCTTTGTTTTTGCTCTTGCGTAGGCTCTGATGTATTTCTATCTGCGGGAATCGTGACAACGGCAAGGGGATTTCCTCGATATCGAGTGTTTGTGAAGACGTCGAGAGTAACAAAGGGAAGCTCCATGGTTAAGCTTTGGTGGCTTTCAGCTGTGAATTAGCTTCAGTAGGACTAAGCAGATCTGATAGATTAGGTACGAAGTAGACACAGGAACAGTCGACGCCTGAGCTTGTGAATCTCGATAGCAAGAGCTTGCTTTGGTGGTTGGTATAAGTATGACGATGATGGAGGGGGAAGATTGTGGTGGGGTGGGGTCGATTGACAGGTTGGAAAAGTAAAAAATGACTCGAGGTTCTTTCAGGTGGGTTTGAGTTTACGAGTCTGGGTATAGGGTAGGGCAATCTCTCTGTCAAGTCACGCCCACTTCATGGTGGATAGGCTGTCTTCGACACACCCTTTGCACTTAGGTAAGGCACAAGTCTAACGAAGCGTGAAGCGGAGCAAAGACGGGGATCTTCAATTGACCAATcatataataagaaatcCTTAGCGTTGTCCTCGACCTGCCCGACAAGACGGCTACGGCGGCCTGAGGCAAGGAGTACGAGGTCTGCAAGGCGCCAAGATACGAAGAGTTCGACGAACGACGGGACTTGCAAGGAAATGGGAGAGGGAGGCTTTTCGTAGGTTGGTTTTCGAGCGATCTACAACCTAAGTCTTACCATGACTTCATGGCGGAGAGGACATGAGCAGGGTACACCAAGGAATATAGAGGCAGATTCTGGCTTTCAGAGACAACACATGTAGTCACATACTTGACTTACAGCACAAGGTGACCGGCAATTGCAACAGCACAGGTCACGCAAACCCATCGAACGATGTTGAACAGGGAATTAACCCGGTCGCTGCTGTGatcaagacaagaagaagcttgggcAAGGTCTAGGCGTAAGTGGAGAGCATCCATGTTAGCGGCAGACGCTTGTCGCAGCTGGCGCCGCAAGGGGCAGAGCTAGGGATGCATCATTGGATGATCCACCTCGTGGCATGCAGCTCTGTGGTGACATTCAACCgttctcttctcttcagtCAGGTCAGTGTAGGGTAAATCCACACGGTGGTCCTCGAAAGATTGGATCGTTAGGAGGCGACTCCTGCATTCAAAGGATGACGCAGCATCTGCACGCCGAGGTACTGGAATTGTTAGTGGTGGATAATAAATGGATGCTCTGTAAGCCGTGTAAGAGAATTGGATGGAGGTTGATAGTGGGATCTGACCAGATCTGGTTCTAGTTCAGGGGGTTCAGTAGCCCGAGAGACTTTGAGCGAGGTGAGGTGGTCAAAGTTCCATTTGCAAGGGCAGGATATCGCAATCGAGTGTCGGTAATCAAGATCAATGGTATAGTGAACATGGGATTGTGACAAATAAAGCAAAAATCGGACTTCGTATTGCTGCGTAGCATTATCTGTTCTCACTCACTTACAAAGAGACGAGACTCTACGGCTAATTGCAAGTCATGAGACAAAGAAAGCCTCGGTCGGCGACAGCGGACTGAAACCCACTGTATCATGATCAGAAGAGAGATGATGAAATAGAAATGTCGCTATTGGCTGCCGAGTCCAATACTGTACCTCATTGAAGAGTGCAGTGTCACGTAACTTACACATCGGTTGCTAGCCTTGGACTCGGCCTAAGGCACAGTTATTACCGTCAATTTTAGGAAATAGGTCACTTGTTGAATTGCCATGGGCGACGGGTGAATGGAGTAGTTTGAGGGAGCCAGACCAGGGGTTCGAGATTTGGGAGACTCTTTGATGATTCGGCCCACTCGTCATCTCCATCGACTTCAATATGGGTACTCTCTGTATTCTGTACCGAGGACGAGATTAGAAATTACACCGGGCCTCTTTTCCGACGATATAACGCTTGTTGTGCATTGATTGATTGTCTCGTACAGCATAAGCGTGTCGAGAGAGAATGCGGTGTAAGAATATGGTTGCACGGAGCAAACATGTATGCAGTCTGATGCAGTCTGATGCAGTTGCAGATGCGGTGTGATCTGTAGGAAAAAAGGTCGCGTCCAGGGTATCTTGACACGCAGTTCAACTTAGCCATGTAATGCCTGTCGATACCTGAGCTCAAATCCACGGTCATTCTCGGGCGTTCCCCAAAAAAAGATTTCAGGGTCCTCCGAGAACGCACTAACCAACTAACAAACATCGACCCGAAGTGGCCCGGGTCAAAAAACCGCGGATGAGGCGGAAAAACAAGAgtccatcatccatcatcaatgaGGCGAGGCTATTAGTGAGAGGCTGTCACAGTGACCCAATTACAGTCGCGGCAGTGCAGCTAGACCAAAAGCagaaaagaaacagaagacGTTGACGAGTCAAGATGGCTAAACTGTACAGAGTAAGTCGATGATTAAGGTCTCCGAGCCAATGCTTTTTGCCTGCTTGGTTGCGTAAGTTCCGTTGCCTCTTGGTGTAGGacatcatcgataatatgTACAGTATAATCGTTGATTATTGGTACAAAGGCTGAAATGGCTGCTTGTTGCCTGCTAAAGAGTCATCCCTCTCTCCGGTTGCATACCAACCAACACTTTATGCTTACAGAACCCCTCCCTCACAACCAGAATACCAATACCACACAAGCAAAAGCAACGAGGAAAAAAAAGTGTTGTCAGTTGGGGCCGGTCGTTTTTCACATTTGGGTCTTGCGGCTGGAGACGTGAACTACAAGGATGTTCCCAGATACCCACAAGCTTGACCCACCGATCTTTAGCGCGATCCACTTCTCGGCAGCCATGCACGCCAGCCTCGACCAATCGAGTTTGGCTGAAAcgagaaaaaaaaagaaaaaagttCGAGCTCTCGTGCTCTTTCCGCTGCGTctgtaaaaaaaaaaaaagtgtGGCAGACCCAGCACCAAGCGCCATTCTTTCCCGTCATCCTAAGGATAATCGCTCCTTCTTTTGTAAGTGAAGTCAGTCGATGGAGACAAGCATCTTGTCTCCGGACCTATCAGCTTACAAGAATTGAATCATTGAAAAGTCCCTTCTGAGCTAGCTCCCCGTTTCTGCTTCCCCAGCACCACTTGCAGTCCCTCTTCGCCCACCTTTGCCCCCCATCTAATCCCCTTCCTCGTGGTTGCCATCGTTGCTCCCTTGCTCTTGCCTGCGTCGTCTTTGCTCCTTCCTGCTCTGTCTGTGTCGTCAACATCCGTAGACCGCCTCCACCCTCGGCTTCAACTCTCCAGTCTAAATCTAAACCCACTCGTCAATAACAAACCAAACACTCCCACCCCCTTTGACTATCTATCTCtccctcctccttcatcatcttccataCCTTACCTTGCTGCCTGTGCACATAAACTGCATCACCGTCTGTTGCCGTGCCCTCGCTAGATCAATCAATACAGTAGACCCTTATAGATCTCTTGGATCTGTTTCAACACTTGAGGTTACTACGTACAATTGCTCAGCGAAGTTCTGGtgaccttgacctttctCCCAAGTCGACAGTCCATCATCTTGTAGACAGCTCGACTATTCTCCAATATTGTCCCTCGTCTCGCTTCAACACAGTCGCCATGCCTTACAACACGCGCCGAAAGTCGCTTTCTTTACCTAGTCTTGGGATTCATGTCCCAATGACACATGCTGctcgagctgctgctgctgcttccaAGAACGCTTCGAgatcgtcttcttcgtcttcatccaGTGCTGCTTCATCGGCCTTGTCACCGCCCTCGTCTGGCTCCGAGGCCCCCGAAGCACATCCCAATAAGCGACAGAAGCGATCGCATTCCGACGACATTGCCATTGAGCAGACacctcctccttcacctACACCAGGCTCAAGCCTCGACCTTGATACAAATCAGTCCGCCATCGACTTCGAGACGATCAACGACGACATTGTCGAGGCAGTTATTGTTCAATTACAGTCAACTGGAAACCGTCCTCACCTCGTCAAGGAGCTTGCTACCGTTCTGGCACAACGTCTTACCTCTGTTCAACAGTAAGTTTGAGCCATCTGCTATCCCCTCCAACCCCTCAGCTCCCGTGCGCTAACATTCCAATCCCAGTTCTGCCAACCCTTGCGCAATCATCTCTTCAAGGCTGGCCTCATATGCTAAGCGACAATGCTGGAGTGACACAAAACCATGCCCTCTCGCCAAGGAACTTGAGAGCGTCCACCCTCGAAGGACCTATTATTTCCTCACCACCTGCCCTCGTCAGCCCATTCCCGAACCCAACTCCACAGTGTCTGCTCATGCCGCCCTCGAAACTCCTTCGGTGTCTCTGACGGATGATTCCGGCTCCGATGACGATGCTCGCCGGCGGGAACTCAGCCCATCGCCTGAGGTTGACCTTTCTGACCATGGATTCGAGGAAGGTGACGATGATGTTATCATGCCTCTTACCCCCATCGGCTCTCTTCCCTCTCATCACCGTTACGTGCCAAACCGCCGCAACAGCCGTCACAACTCACCGCCTCTGGAAAAAGATGAGCGGGAGTTTACACAAACGGCCGACTTCTTGCAGAAACGCAAGTTCGCCGAGGACACCCCTGTTGCTGAGTCCGCCGATCGCACCACCCACACTTCAGAGTATGGGTACCGCGACGACTTCTGGTTCGGCGACCATCGCATCTTCACCTCAAATGCCCTCCTTACCAGCCCCGCGGTAAAGCCTAGCTCCATGTCAAACATGGCATCCGGTTTGCGAAAAGAGGACGATGGTGAGAGCTGGCTAAAGTTTAGCAAGCTTATGGAATGGGACCGCGGCGCTGAGAGCATCGAaattgatgagcttgattGCTTACTCGATACGTGTTGAGCAATTGCGACTTCTTTGGGCAGGCGCAAGGGGTCAGGGAGAGACGATTGAGATGATTTGATTCCGTTATGTCTGCGACGACGGATATACGACATACTTACATACTAATTGCATGGAGGGGCGCCTGTGGAAGTACCTGTATATTTAGACAagtttggtgttttggtttGATTGGGTTTGGACCGGGACTGGGATACCTGGAAAAGGGATCATGGCATCCCATGGTTTTGATTATTTGGCGTTAAAAAGGATGCGGAAGCTGGAATTCTAAAAATGCAATGCCGCTCAAAGTGCTTCGACTTTTTGAATATTGTACATCACCCTATATTCTACAACCCATCTCATTCCTTTCATATCAATCATTTGCATTATGTGATGCCTTGAGACGTCATGAGGCTTTGTCGTTGACCTTCAACTCAACCCAAACCAATGTGCCCATTTGCATTATATTCGGTCGCTCGACCTTGACGATTTCAAGGCCTGGTGTTTTAGCGACAGCCTCTTCGACTAGGCCCTCGATGTCGCGATTCCACCAACATCCATATTTTTCGAAATGTTTGCCGGCATTCTTATCGAGAAGTCCATTGACAATACCGTACCAACCCTTGCCGTGTTCGAGCAGAATGATACGGCCTGATCCTGGCTTTACAACCTTCGCCAAATTATTGACTACAGCGACGGGGTCTGAAACTGAACATAAACCGAACGTCTGTATAACTGTATCGTATTTGGTCGTCGCGGGAGTCGCGGGACCGGGAATTGGGTGGTGAGCGTCGGAATGAATTAATCGGAGCTGGGAATCGAGATACGAGAGTTGGCCTCCGGTGTGATCGGCCATGGTAGATGCGCGGACGATGGGAGCAGAGTTCTCCATGGGCGGAACAGTCTTGACGAGTCGCTTTCGAGCAACATCCATCATATCAACCGAAATGTCGAGACCAGTAAACGATACTACGCCCTTTGG
This genomic interval carries:
- a CDS encoding S-adenosyl-L-methionine-dependent methyltransferase; translated protein: MISPSRGLVMRACRIQCRFASSTPRPPRPNIKTPTSRPPPKISKTYKPKPQRPPSNSSTSATPAQAETLRDLWASTWLPLTGAALLAGALGFYIFGTAAASFKATPCSCTGEHSTPTGRPPALDGDNAEQFDKELALPEWWMGITKLRKRIAERANGHVLELAMGTGRNLEYFNWEPLTLRAEGKAGARLPKGVVSFTGLDISVDMMDVARKRLVKTVPPMENSAPIVRASTMADHTGGQLSYLDSQLRLIHSDAHHPIPGPATPATTKYDTVIQTFGLCSVSDPVAVVNNLAKVVKPGSGRIILLEHGKGWYGIVNGLLDKNAGKHFEKYGCWWNRDIEGLVEEAVAKTPGLEIVKVERPNIMQMGTLVWVELKVNDKAS